In the Candidatus Cloacimonadota bacterium genome, CCTTGACCAAAAAGTTCGGGGATTTTGCATGGTTCGGCAGTATAATATCAGTGAAACCAAAAAAACTGATGCCTTTAGGAGGTTACAGTGTTCATTAGAGTTATCATGCTCCTGATCCTGCTGGTGCTGGCAGGCTTTGCCAGCGCGGAAGACTGGATCACCATCTACAATGACGACCTTTCCCTGGTGCGCAGCAATTTTGAGCTGGAGCTCAAGGCCGGTCGCCAGGAATACAATTTCGACAACATCACCTCCCGCATCGAAGCGCCCTCCGTGATCGTGCATTCCCTCAGCGGCGGAGTGCGGGTCGCGGAACAGAATTATGAATACGACCTGGCCGGCAAATCCCAGATCATCGCCAAATACATCGAGCGCGAGGTGGAACTGCTCACCAAGGACGATTCGCGGGTGATCGGCACCCTCAAGTTCTATGACGGCAGCAGCTTCGGGATCCTGGAAAAAGGCAGCGACCGGCTCTTCGTGGTTGCCGACAGCGAAACCCAGGTGATCAAACTGGCGGAACTGCCCTCCAACTTCTACACCAAGCCCACCCTGCACTGGAGCCTGATCGCAGACAAAGCCGGCAAACATCCCCTCCAGATGACCTACCTGACCGGTGGATTGAGCTGGAACGTCACCTACAACAGCGTTTGGGACGAAAAGACCCTCGCCCTCAATTCCTGGGTGACCATCACCAACCAGAGCGGCAAGGCCTTCGACGAAGTGACCCTGAAACTGATCGCGGGCGACGTGAACCGGGTCTATGACGTGTATGGCGGCTACAAACGCAACATGTACGACGAGATGATGGCGCCGTCGATGGCCATGGATGCCGGAGCGCCCAGCTTCGAGGAAAAGGCCTTCCACGATTTCCACATGTACACCCTGGACCAGAAAGTGTCCTTCGCGAACAACCAGACCAAACAGCTGGAACTATATCCACTGCAAAACGTAAAGGCCATCCAGGCTTACGAATACAGCACCTGGGGCGGCGGCGTGAACAGCGTGATCAAGTTCAAAAACACCGAGGAAAACGGCATCGGCAAGCCCCTGCCCAAAGGCACCCTCAAGGTCTATAAGAAAGACAGCGACGGCAATCTGGAATTCATTGGCGAAGACAGCATCAAGCACACCAGCAAGAACGAAGATGTGAAGATCAACACCGGCACCGCCTTCGACCTGGTGGCCTCCACCCTGGTGCGCGACCAGCGCGACCTGGGCAAAAACAAAAGCGAGCGCACCATCCAGGTGACCCTGCGCAACAACTCCGCCGAGGCCAAAACGATCAACGTGCTGCACCAGCTGGGCGGAAACGACAGCATCATCGAAAGCAATTTCACCCACACCCAGGACACCAACCTGAAGGCCACCTTCGAGATAGCGGTCCAGCCGGACAAAGAGGTGATCCTCAACTTCACCGTGAGAACCGAATACTGACAAACCATTCTGGGGATGGAAAATGCAGGACAAGATACATTCGAATCTGAACGGCATCCGCCGCGAAATGCTGAAGATCCTGGGCGAAGTTTCCTCGCTCACCCACAGCCCGCTGGCCATTGAGGACGCCATCGACGATTTCTGGCATCCCAAATGCGATGTTTACCAGACCGACACGCAGTGGGTGGTGCTGGTGGAACTGGCCGGAGTGAACAAGGACGAGATCAGCATCACGGCCAGCAGCGAGTACCTGCGCATCAGCGGAGCGCGCGAGCTGCATTCCGAGGACGGCCAGACCACCTACCACAGCATGGAGATCGATACCGGCAGATTCGACCGCCGGATCTTTTTTCCCGATCTCAGCCTGGACAAAGACCATCCCAAGGTGCAATACCTGAACGGGATCCTGCGGATCGCCTTCACCATCCAGGCTTTGGTGGAAAGGATCATACCCATAGATTGAAGCCCAAATTCCGGCCGTCCGGCCCAAACCGGGCGGCCGGACCATAAAATGATTTACTGAGCAGACGGACAAACGCCGTCTGGATGGAGGAAAGGTGAAAAGAACTTTGATGTTGGCGCTGGCTTTGGGCGCCTGGCTGCTCTGCGCGGCCACGGGAGTGGAGTCGGTCCGCTCGACTGATACTTCCAAAACCTCGAACACGGTGAGCATCGAGCTCAGCGACCCCGCCCAATACAGCGTGCAACAACTGCCCGGAGGCAAGGGCGTGCGCCTCACCATCAAGAATGTCAGTTCTTTGGGCGGCAGTCCCCAGTATCCGCGCCTGAGCGAAGTGATCGACGTGGTTTCAGCCCGCATGGAAGGCGGCAACGCCGTTATCGACATCAAGACCATGGGCGATTACGACATTTCGCACGGCAGCAATTCAGCCCGGGACCGCATCACCGTATCGGTGATCTCCGGTGCAGCAACTCCGTCCGCGCCCAAACCAGCGGCCGCGCCGGCGTCAATCCCCAAAACGGAGATCCCGCCCTCGGCCATGCCCAAAAAAGTGGGGTTGCCAGACAATGTGAGCAGCCGTCCCCAACTGCCAGCTCCAGCGCCATCTGATAGAACCCCTGGTTCCGTTCCACCCCAGGAACAGCCCCTGGCACAAACCACCCCGCCACCTCTTGTGCCCCCGCCCACTACCGAGGAAACAAAAACCGGGGAAGAACAGCTTGAGGCCAAAGCCCTGCCGGAAACTCCGGCGGAAGGTGCTTCCGGGACGGCCACAGAGCCGGCAAGCGGCGATAAAACAACCAAGGGCAATCTGCCGCTTTGGCTGATCCTCGCTGCGGCGGCCCTGCTCATCCTGCTGGTGGTCCTTAAATATTTTCTGGCCAAACGGCCGGAAATTGCCGCAGGAACTTCCGAACCAATCCGGGACGAAAAACCCGCTGAGGGCAGGACTTTGCTGCTGGACCCCGAAACCCGGCAACGCATGGTGCAGAAGCTGCTGGACCAAGGCTGGTCCTCCAGCGAGATCGCCCGCGAGATGCGTCTGGGCGTTCAGGAAGTGGAAGCCATAGTGGCGAGGCTCAAAGGCCTGAAATGATGAAACGCGCGGTATGGAAAACCGGCTTGGCCAGGCTGGCCCTGCCGCTGTTGCTGGCGCTGGCGGCCAGAGTGAGCCACGCTCAAACCGTATTCACAAATACCGCCTTCTACCCTGATGTGCGCAGCCAGCTTGTGCCCAGCCCCCTGGCCGAAAATGAAACTTACAGGCTGGATGATCCGCTTACCCTTGGTTCCGGCGTTCACGTGCCCTTCGAAAGCTGGAAGGCGATCAAGGCCTCGGCGGTGGAGCTCTTCCTGCCTGGTTCACACCATCGTGCTTTGTTCCAATATGAGTACGCGGATTCCACTTTGAGCTACCGCCTTGAAACCAATTTCTTCACGGGTTGGGATCAGCGCTGGGACCCCGAGGGCGCTTACGGCCTCCATTCACTGGGCCTGAGGGTCAATTCCACTTTCAACGACAAATTCAGGGCCAGGGGTGTCTATTGGAACGGGAAATTTTACGGCGATAAATCCGCTGCCAGCCATTCCCCTTTGATCGACGGATCAGGTTCCGCCAGTACCAACAATGTTTATGCCGATAATATCAATGGAGAACTCAGCTATAAAGTAGAGCATTTCAGCGCATCCCTCGGGCGGGGAAGGTTCCAGATCGGCAATTCGCTATCCGGTTCCATAGTTCTTTCGGACCAGGTGAATGAATACGACTATGTCCTGCTGGAACAAAGGGTGGGCCAGTTCAGTTTTTCCTGCCTGCACGCGTCCCTGATGGCGGATACCCTGGTGGCTGGCCTGCATCCAGCCAAATATGCCGCCATCCATCAGCTTACCTGGCAGCCCAAGCCCTCTCTGGATGTGTTTTACGGCGAAACTGTGACCTACGGCAACCGGATCGACCTCAGCTACTTGTTGCCGATCATTCACACCCGCGCGGGCAGATACTCGACTGCCGAAGCGGACAACCGTAACATCTACGGCGGAGTCAATTTCAGACCGGCAAATGACCTCACCCTCTACGCGATGATGCTGCTCGACGAACTGACCGTGCGGAAATTCCTGAGCAATTGGTGGGGCAATAAATACGCCGTCCAGCTTGGCACGGTTTGGAACCTGCCGCTGCGCTGGCGGAGCGGAAAACCGCGTCTGGGGTTGGAGTTCACTGCCGTCCGGCCCTGGACTTACACCCATTACGCCAACGTATCCATGTATTCCCAGGATGGCAGGCCGCTGGGTTATGCCAAGGGATCAAACCTCCTGGATGCAACAGCTGAACTGAATTTTCCCCTGCCCTGGAATTCGCGCTGGGACAGCCAGTTTTCCTGCACCTGGCAGGGCAGCCGGGGTAACGACTGGCGTTTGAACTATCGTGATGAATTTCCGGTTGAGATCATCAATACCGCCCCAGCCTACTGGCTTGAAGGCAACCTGAGCGTCACTCCCGTCTGGCAAAACACTCTGCGGATCGGGATCATGGCCCACCACGAGTTTCTTTTGGGACACCGCTCCCAGTTTGGCCCCCAGCCCAGTCACGCGTTTTTCGGCAGTTGGCAGGTATCATTGTAAGCGAGGAACCCATGCCCATAGTTGACCGTCTGGAATACCCCAAGAAATACAAGCTCAAAGGCACGCTCCTGCTGCTGGTGGCCCTGGCCGCCCTGGGGGGGATCGTCTATTTGCGGCTGAGCAACGAAGCCCGGGCCAAACGCGTGGTGGTCCACAGCGTGGGTTTCGGAGAATTCGACACGAATTTCATTCGAATCAACTACGAGATCGAGAACACGGGGCGGAAGGCTGAAGAGGTGGATCTGCTGGCCAAGGTTTACGACAGCGCCGGCGCAGAGATCGCCAGCATCTTTTTCCGCACGGAGGTAAAAGCCCAAACCCGGGAGTATCAAAGCAAGTATATCGACAAGCTCTACCGCCCTCTCCGCAACGGCGAGCAACCTCACAAAGTGACCGTGAACCGCCAGCAACGGGGCTTGCTGGGCTACTGACCGCGGCCGCCGCGGGGAGGACTTTGGCAAGGCCGCGCCGGAATCGCGCTTGACATAAAAACCGCCTCAAACAGATTGCCGCCAATCTTCAAAATCAGGAACAAACACCCCCAATGCGCTTGAAAAATCTGAATCCCGTGGAACGAAGGACCGCCATCCTGTTGGTACTGGCGGCGCTGTTCAACGGCGTGATCCTTTCCCTGAACCAGACGCAGGACATCATTGCCCGCAAGGCCCTGCACGCCAAGGATTGGCAGCTGATGCTGATGACCATGATCTGGCCGGTGGCCAATTTCTTTTCGGTCTGGTGGGCGCGGGTGTTTGAGCGCAGCTGCCACAAACAGCGCTATTTCCTGATCGCCGGCATCATCGGCCGGCTCACCTTGGTTTATGCCATCTGGCTGGTGAGCATGAACGAATATCTGGTGCTGCTGGGTCTGCTCTTCGCCTCCAATTCGCTCATCGTGCCCGCCCAGAACAGCATTTACCAGCGCAACATCCATCCCAGCCGGCGGGCCAGGGTCTTCGGCATCATCCAAAGCGTGGGGATAGGGGTTTCTGTCGTGCTCACCTTCATCGCCGGACGTTTGCTTGACGTTCGGGAAGACAGTTTTCGCCTGATTCTGGTTGTCACCGGGATCGTGGGTTTCGCCAGCGCGGCCATTCTGGCCCTGATCCGCATCCAGGAACCCGTGGTGAAACGCGACTGCCAGAAGCTGAATTGGAAACAGACCCTGCTGGAGCCGATCGGCGGAACCCTCCGGCTGCTGAAGGAAAACAAGGCTTTTGCCGCTTTCGAGCGCAGCTTTTCCATCTACGGCATGGGCTTCATCATGATGCAGCCCATCATCCCCATCTATCTGGTGGACAAGCTGCAGCTCACCTACACCGCCAATTTCCTGGCCAAGGGGATCGTCTCCCAGCTTGGCATGCTGCTGCTTTCACCCCTGATCGGAAAACTGCACGACCGCATGCATCCCTTCCGCTTCATGTCGGCGGCGTTTGGGCTGCTGATGGTCTTTCCGCTGCTGTTTGTGGCCTCATCCCTGGTGAAGGGTGAATCCGTGCTGCCCGTGGTGATCGTGTTTCTGGCCTATCTGATCTTTGGCATCGCCATGGCCGGCGTGAACATCACCTGGAACATGGGTTCCATCTACTTCGCGGGCGATTCCGACGCCTCCATCTATCAGAGCGTGCACGTTACCATGACCGGCATCCGCGGCCTGATCGCGCCTGTGCTGGGATACACGTTGCTGAAGGTTTTCAGCCTTACCATGGTCTTCGTGGTGGCAGCGGGCTTTTTCCTCGCCGCGGCGCTGGTGAGTTTGCGCGATTACCGCCGCTGGAAGTTTGTCAATCAAGTGGCCACGACCCCACGCTAAAAAAAGTCATCCCGCGCTGAAAAATCCAATCAAAACAAGTTCCAGGCATGGCGGAGAACGTAGCCTCCGCCGCTTTGGCACAGCCGTTTCACGCCGCTGGGGCAGTTGTTCAGCTTTTTTTTCTTGACACAAACCTAAGCTTATAATTTTGAGTATCTTATTGACAATATCAAACTCGCTTCAGCGATTCATAGCTTACATTATATAAGGAGAAAAACATGACAAAAGCAGATCTGGTTAAAGTGATCTCAGAGAATACCGGCATCATCCGCAAAGACGTTGCTGTTGTGGTCGATTCCCTGCTGCAGTCCATCAAGGACAGTCTGGGCAAAGGCCACCACATCGAAATCCGTGGTTTTGGCACCTTCCGTCTTAAAACCCGCAAACCCCGCATGGGCCGTAATCCCAAGACCGAAGAGAAAGTACCGGTTCCCGCCAGGACCGTACCCACCTTCAAGTTTTCCCGCGAATTCAAGACCTCGGTCATCGACCTCAACGTGAAAGAGTAGAGTGAGCCAAAATGCCTTGCGGAAAGAAGAAAAAAAGACATAAAATCGCCACTCACAAGCGGAAAAAACGCCTGCGTAAGAACCGTCATAAAAAGAAATAAATTGTGGCCACCCTTCGGGGTGGCTTTTTTGGCTTTGGCTTGAACTTCGAAGACCACAATCTGGAACTGCGCCAGCTGATCCGGGACGCCCTGCGCTCCACTCTGGAGGGAGATTTCTCCGCCCACGCCGATTATCCCTATTTTTACACCCGTGCCTTTTACGATATGCGCACCGAGGTGGACGGCCTGCCCCTCTTTCCCCGGGAATTGCCTGAGGTTTTTCTGCGCTGGGCCGGTCTGGAAGCGGGAAAGCTGATCAGCCCGGAGGAAATCCTGGTGCTGGATCTGGAGACCACAGGATTGGGCCGCGGCCAGACAATTGCCTTCATGATCGGCCTGGGCTATTACGAGGAGGGGCGCTATGTGGTGGAGCAGCTGTTCCTGCCGGAACCCGAGGCCGAGGCCAACTCTTTCGACCGCCTCATCGAGCTGCTGGAAAAGAAGTCCGTGCTGATCACCTTCAACGGTAAAACCTTCGACGTTCCCATCCTGGAATCCCGCCTGCTTTACAACCACATCTGGCTGGACCTGCGCTCCAAACTCCACATTGACCTGCTCCATCTGGCCCGGAGGCTCTGGAAAAACAAGATCCCCTCCTGCGCCTTGGAAACAATCGAGTTCTATATCCTGGGCTACATCCGCGAAAAGGAGCTGGACATCGAGGGCGGCCTCATACCCCAAACCTATTTTCAGTTCCTCATCAGCGGCGACGCCGAGCTGATGCGCCGCGTTTTCATCCACAACCAGTTCGACATCCTGCACACGGCCGCGCTCTTCACCCTGATCTGCGACAGCGCGGGCTATCCCCCCGCCCTGGGTTTCGACCACCGCATCGACTACCACGCCCTGGCCCGGCTCTACATCAGCCAGGATAGCAGCGAAACGGCCCGTGCCATACTAACCGACCTGCTGGCCCAAAACATCGTCTCCGGCGATATCGCCTGCGAATTGGGGCTGCTCAACAAAAAGGAGGGTGACCTGGAAGCCGCGGACAGCTGTTTCGCCCTCGCCGCCGCCCTCGACCACCCCGCCGGAAGGCTGGAATATGCCAAGCTGCTGGAAAAACGCAAGGACTACGACAGCGCCCTGGACCAGGCCCAGGCACTGCTCCACTGGCACCTGGCCCGGCCTCAGATCAGCGCCAGGCAGGTGGAAGCGCTGGAAAAAAGAGTGCTGCGCCTGCGCAGAAAACTAGAACTCTGAGCCAAAAAAAGCGCCACCAAGGGTGACGCCTTATACAAAGGATTAGGGTGCGGAAAAGCCCCGCGTTACTCGGAGGGGCTCACGATAAGTTTGTTGCCGTCGATATCTATAACCTTCACCTTGGCATCCACTTCGATGGGTTTGGCGTCAGTTGAAACAGCCCCCCACTCTTCCCCGCCGATCTTCACATAACCTTTGCCTTCCGCGGGAATGGCTTTGGTGATGCGGCCTTCTTTTCCTTTCAAAGCGTAAACGTTGGTTTCCCCGCCTGCGTTGCGCAGCACTCTTTTCCCCACCCTGCGGGTGAAGAGAAAAGCCACAAAGCTGATCGCCGCGAAGATGATTATCTGCATTGGCACGCTGCCCCCCACCAGATGCAGGAGGCTGAGCAGCCCGGTGGCGATGGCGCCGATGCCCAGCGCGATGAAGAAGAAGGCGGGATCGAAGATCTCGATGATCACAAAGACGATCCCGAGGATTGTCCACACGTGCCAGGGCTGAATGTTGATCATTGGTTCCCCCAGTTTTACTTGTTGGTTTCTTCCGGTTTGGGCTCTTCACCGCTCTCGTGGCTGGAACCGCGCTTGTCTTTGTAGATGCGCTTCACTTTGCGCTTGCTGCCGCCATAACCATAGCGGGAGGAATAACGGTTCGAGTAATTGCCGTAACCGCCGTATTGGTAGGATCCGCCCATGTTGCTGGCGTTAAAGCCTTTAACGCCCATAAGGGCCAGCAAATACATGATCAGCTTGGTGCCGTAATAAGCCAGGATCACGGCCACAAAGAGCACCACCAGAGCGCCGAAGAAATTGTAGATGAATTTGCGCACGGTGGAAACGCTGCTGCCGCCCATGGTGGGAACCATCTGCACGTAGAGCAGGGTGGTGTTCGCCTGGCGCAGCACGTTGACCAGGTTTTCCTGGTCCCGGATCTGGCCGATCAAATACTCTTTCCGGTCGGCGATGTTTCCATAGACTTGCCCCACCGCGTCCATCTCCGCCAGTTCTTGCTTTTTGGAGGCCAGGATACCCTCTTCCGTGATCAGGGACTTGATCACCAAAGCCGAGTCAACAATTTCCTTGTGGCCTTCAATGGTGCCCAGGTCGCCGAATTTCTTAAGTATTTCGGGCAGTTTGCTCTCCTCGATCTTGAAGATATAGGAACCGTGGCTGCTTTCCCGGGACGTGAGCAGAGGTTTTTCCAGGGAATAGCCACTGATCACGCCGGTCATATCCTGCAAGGCGTTTCTGATGTTCAGGCTCCGCACTCGCAACTGGGCCTTGTTGAGGGATTTATAATCGCTGAAAATCTTGTTCGAATCCTTGAACATAGACCCGTAATCCGGGCCTTTTTCCTTTTGCATCAAAGCCGCGTAGCCAGCCCATGCCAGAGCGAGGAAGATCACAAAGATCGCCACCGCCCGAAGTCTCCGTTTAATCGTTTTGTCCATTATATCCTCATGTCTTGTATTTGCTTATCAATTCCCTGGCATGCTCCAGCGAAATGTCCGAAACATTTCCGGACAGCATCCGGGCCAGTTCTTCCAGCCTTTGTTCTGCCTCCAGCGGCACCATCTGGATCACGTTCCTCTGCTTGCCTGCCTCTTTTTGCAACGCCACCTGCTGGTCGGCGATGGCGGCGATCTGGGCCAGATGCGTGATGCATATGATCCGGTGCCGCCGTGCCAGGGCGAAAATGAACTGCGCTACGTACTCGGCCGTTTTGCCGCCGATGCCGGAATCGATCTCGTCCAGGATCATCAGCTTTTCCTCGATCCGCTCGGACAACACCTTTTTGATGGCCAGCAGAATGCGGGATAGTTCACCGCCGGAAGCAACCGCTGAGAGAGGCTTGAGCTCGCTGCCCCGGTTCGCGCTGAAAAAATACTGGCAGGCGTCCTGACCCTGCTCTGTACAGGAATCAAGATATTCATGCATTATGATTTTGCCATCTGTCTTTTTGTCAACTCTTATTTTGAAACGCGCGTCGGGGATGGAGAGCAAGCTGATGCTCTCGCGCAACTCCACGGAGAGTTTTTCCGCCGCGGCCCGGCGGTTGGCGCTGAGCTTGTCCCCACTGGCGCGCAGGGCCTCAAAGTCTTTTTCGGTGGCCTTTTCCAATGCTTTGATGCGTTCGCTCAGATCGGCGTAGGCATTGATCTGGGCCTCCCGCTCGGCAAATACTTCCAGCAATTCGCCGATGTTCTGGGCTTTGTGCTTGTGCAGCAGGCTGTTGATGGCGTCCAGCCGTTCGCGGATCGCCTCCAGGCGAGCGGGGTCCGCACTCGCCGACTGGCTGAGGTCGCCCAGGGCCGCGGAGTTTTCCGAAACCAGTTCCAAAGAGTCGCGCAGGCCTTGCTCGATATTGGCCAGGCGCGGGTCCAGATGGGAAAAACGGGATAGGGCGGCCAGGCTGGCGTTGAGGCGGCTGTGTACGCTGTTTTCGCTCTCATAGAGGTCAAAGCAGGCCGCGGCCGCGGTTTCGGCGATCTCCTGGGCGTGGCTGAGCAGTTCGAATTCCTGCTGCAGCTCGAGGTCCTCACTTTCGCGCAGGGCGGCTTTCTCCAGTTCTTCGAACTGATACTGGTAAAGCTCCCGCAGCTGGCGGTCCTGTTCCGCCTTCGCCTTCAGGCTTTCCAGTTCTTTGAGGCTCTCGCGCAGGCCTCTGTATTGGGTGGAAAAAGCGCTCAAACAGGCATCGTTTTTGGCATAGAGGTCCAGCAGATGCAGTTGGTAGGCCGCTGAGAGCAGCCGCTGCTGGTCGCGTTGATGGTGAAAATCGATCATCAGGGGCTTAAGTTCCCGCAGCAGTGATGCCGTCACCTTGCGCCCGTTGAGGAAATAACTGGATTTCCCGGTGGTGCTCACTTCCCGGGCCAGGATCAGCTCCGGTTCCGGTTCATAGCCCTGCACGGCCAGCCAGTTCCGCACTTCCGAGTTTCGGGAAAGGTCAAAGCTGGCCTCCAGATAGATGGGCTGAGCAGGATCGAAGGCTTCCAGGGCAGGGGACGGATCGGCGAAAATGAGAGCCACAGAGCCCACCAGGATGGATTTTCCCGCGCCTGTTTCCCCACTCAGGACCGTCATGCCCGGGCCGAAAACCAGCCGCTGTTCGGGCACGAAAAGGTAGTTGCGGATCTGGATCCCGGTCAGCATCTATTTCCCCAGGTGCATCTTGCGCCGCAGGATCTGATAGAAAGTGCGGTTGGAGAGCTTCACGAACTGAACCTGCTGTTTGGCCGCGGTGATCAACACTTCGTCGTTATCCTGCAGCGGACTGCAGTTCTCGCCGTCCAGTTGCAGCGCCGCCGGCTCCTCCAGACCGTGAACCCGCATCAGGATCCGGTCACTGGCGGAGAAGACCATCGGCCTGATGGTGAGCAGATGCGGATTGAGCGGGCTCAGCACGATGGCTCGCAGTTCCGGGGCGAGGATGGGACCTCCAGCCGCCAGAGAATAGGCTGTGGAACCCGTGGGGGTGCTGGCCACCACTCCGTCGCAGCGAGTGTCGAAGACAAAACGCCCGCCGCTGAAAATGCGCACCCGGATCAAGCGCGGGGTGTCCGCTTTATGGATCACCGCGTCGTTCAGCGCCAGGCCCTTGAAGATGATCTCGCCCCCTCTCCACAGCTGGCATTGGACCAGCATTCTGGGCAACAGGCGGTATTTCCCTTTGATCAGGTCGCGGATGGAGTTGTCCAGTTCCGCCAAAGTGGTTTCGGAAAGAAAGCCCAGCCAGCCCAAATTGATTCCCAGAAGAGGCGCGCCGGAACTCAGGGCCAAATCCTTGGCCCGCAAAATGGTGCCGTCGCCGCCGAAGACCAGGATGCAGTCGGGCTTCTTCGCGGTCTGCCCCGCCGGGTCCAGCAGGCTGAAGCCCTTGGGCAGCAGTTCACGTTGCGCGCTGATCCCGTAAAAGCGGACCCCGTGTTCAGCCGCCAAAGCTTCCAGCCGGCTGAAGATGGCCTGTTTGTCCGTGAAGGCGGGATTGATGAATACGGCAATGTTTTTCATGTCAGCGAGTCCAGTAGCCTCAGATACGATTCATAGCGTTCCAGCGGGATCCGCCCCTCCGCATGGGCTGCCAGAACGGCGCAGTCATCCTCGTGGGTGTGGGTGCAATCCCGGAACCGGCAGTTCACCGCCAGATCGCTGAAGCCCGGAAACACCTTCGGGATCTCGCTTTTGGCGTCGCGGTGCAGATTCACTGTCTTGATCCCAGGAGTATCCAGCAGATGGCCGCCGAAGCTCCAGGGCTTCAGGACCGCCTGCGTGGTGGTGTGCCTCCCTTTTTCGTTGAAATCGCTCACCTCGGCGGTGCGCAGTTCCAACCCTGGTTCCAGCCAGTTGATCAGGGAACTTTTCCCCGTGCCGGATTGCCCGGAAAACACACTGTCCCTGTCTTTCAGCAAGGCCCTCAGTTCCTCCATTCCCTCGCCGCTCACCACAGAACTGCAGAGCAACGGATATCCGGACTCCCGGTAGTAGCCAACTGTTTCCTCCAGCTCCGCGCGGTCTTCGCAGAGGTCGATCTTGTTGATCACGATCACCGGCTGAATGTTCTGAAGGGCGGCGATGCAGACGTAGCGGTCGATCAGCCCCGGTTTGATCAGCGGCATCCGCCAGGAAGCCGTGATCACCACCTGGTCGATGTTGGCGGCCACGATGATCTCTTTCTGGAAGCTGCCTTCGGCATAGCGGGAGAGTGTGTTCACGCGGGGCAGGATATTTTCGATGCGGAAGTGCGGATCGCCTGAAATGTCCAGCTCCACGCGATCGCCCACGGCGGAAAGAGCTTTGCTGGCGTAGGAAAACTGCTTCAGCCGGCCGGACAGGGTGGCCGTGTAGAGCTTGTTTTCCGCCTCCACCAGATAGCTGTAGTTGGTCTTCACTTCCAGGATCCGCCCGGGGATCAGCTGAGTGCCCCGCTTGTATTTGTGGTGCTGCTTCTCCGCGGTGCGCAGAGTCTTGTAGTGGGCCGTTTCCCGCACGTCGTCCAAACCGTCAAGGTCCGGCACTTGCACGTTCTTCAGCCGTTCCCCCGCCTGGGGCTGCTGTTTTTTCCTGTCCTTTTGCTTCATTGCCTCAGCTGAAGACTGGTGTCAGCCTGTCGAACAGCGTTTCCGCCTCTTTGAGCTTCACTTCGTTGCCAAACACGCAGTAGTGGTTGCGCGTCATGATGGCCTCCACCATGTCGGCATAGGCGCGGATGTCCTCGATCCTGGTGGAGAGAACCTCGTCGCGGATCTGCTGGCGGTCTTCCTGGGTGAAACCCGTGATGTAGTCGATATCGGCCAGAGCGCCCTTGTTTTCAGGCGTTTGCGGATAGTCCAGGCTGGAGATGTCGCCGATGATGTACTTCTCCATTTCCCGGCGGTTGCAATCGAAAGAGCGGATGAACTGCGGTACCCTGTCGTAAACCTCGAGGGTCTCACGC is a window encoding:
- the recN gene encoding DNA repair protein RecN, which produces MLTGIQIRNYLFVPEQRLVFGPGMTVLSGETGAGKSILVGSVALIFADPSPALEAFDPAQPIYLEASFDLSRNSEVRNWLAVQGYEPEPELILAREVSTTGKSSYFLNGRKVTASLLRELKPLMIDFHHQRDQQRLLSAAYQLHLLDLYAKNDACLSAFSTQYRGLRESLKELESLKAKAEQDRQLRELYQYQFEELEKAALRESEDLELQQEFELLSHAQEIAETAAAACFDLYESENSVHSRLNASLAALSRFSHLDPRLANIEQGLRDSLELVSENSAALGDLSQSASADPARLEAIRERLDAINSLLHKHKAQNIGELLEVFAEREAQINAYADLSERIKALEKATEKDFEALRASGDKLSANRRAAAEKLSVELRESISLLSIPDARFKIRVDKKTDGKIIMHEYLDSCTEQGQDACQYFFSANRGSELKPLSAVASGGELSRILLAIKKVLSERIEEKLMILDEIDSGIGGKTAEYVAQFIFALARRHRIICITHLAQIAAIADQQVALQKEAGKQRNVIQMVPLEAEQRLEELARMLSGNVSDISLEHARELISKYKT
- a CDS encoding NAD(+)/NADH kinase, whose product is MKNIAVFINPAFTDKQAIFSRLEALAAEHGVRFYGISAQRELLPKGFSLLDPAGQTAKKPDCILVFGGDGTILRAKDLALSSGAPLLGINLGWLGFLSETTLAELDNSIRDLIKGKYRLLPRMLVQCQLWRGGEIIFKGLALNDAVIHKADTPRLIRVRIFSGGRFVFDTRCDGVVASTPTGSTAYSLAAGGPILAPELRAIVLSPLNPHLLTIRPMVFSASDRILMRVHGLEEPAALQLDGENCSPLQDNDEVLITAAKQQVQFVKLSNRTFYQILRRKMHLGK
- the rsgA gene encoding ribosome small subunit-dependent GTPase A, with the protein product MKQKDRKKQQPQAGERLKNVQVPDLDGLDDVRETAHYKTLRTAEKQHHKYKRGTQLIPGRILEVKTNYSYLVEAENKLYTATLSGRLKQFSYASKALSAVGDRVELDISGDPHFRIENILPRVNTLSRYAEGSFQKEIIVAANIDQVVITASWRMPLIKPGLIDRYVCIAALQNIQPVIVINKIDLCEDRAELEETVGYYRESGYPLLCSSVVSGEGMEELRALLKDRDSVFSGQSGTGKSSLINWLEPGLELRTAEVSDFNEKGRHTTTQAVLKPWSFGGHLLDTPGIKTVNLHRDAKSEIPKVFPGFSDLAVNCRFRDCTHTHEDDCAVLAAHAEGRIPLERYESYLRLLDSLT